The Natronosporangium hydrolyticum nucleotide sequence GTCGAGGCCGACCACTGCGGCTACGGCGACGAGGCGGTCTTCGGCGGCGGCAAGGTGATCCGGGAGTCGATGGGGCAGTCCCGCGCCACCCGGGAGCAGGGCGCCGCCGACACCGTCATCACCGGCGCGGTCGTGCTGGACCACTGGGGCGTCGTGAAGGCCGACGTCGGGATCCGGGACGGCCGGATCACCGCGCTCGGCAAGGCCGGTAACCCGGACACTATGGACGGTGTCCACCCCGACCTGGTGATCGGTCCGAGCACCGAGATCATCGCCGGTAACGGCCGGATTCTCACCGCCGGGGCGGTCGACACCCACGTCCACCTGATCTGCCCGCAGCTACTGGAGGAGGCGCTCGCCTCCGGCATCACCACCATCGCCGGCGGCGGCACCGGACCGGCCGAGGGCAGCAAGGCCACCACCGTCACTCCCGGCGCCTGGCACCTTGCCCGGATGCTCGAGGCGCTCGACCCGTGGCCGGTAAACGTGCTCCTGCTCGGCAAGGGCAACACCGTCTCCACCGAGGCGCTCTGGGAACAGTTGCGGGGCGGGGCCGCCGGTTTCAAGCTGCACGAGGACTGGGGCACCACCCCGGCCGCGATCGACGCCTGCCTGAGGGTCGCCGACGCATCCGGGGTCCAGGTGGCGATCCACACCGACACCCTCAACGAGGCCGGCTATGTGGAGAGCACACTCGCCGCGATCGCCGGGCGCACCATCCACACGTACCACACCGAGGGTGCCGGCGGTGGGCACGCGCCGGACATCATCACCGTCGCCGGCCTGCCGCACGTGCTGCCCTCCTCCACCAACCCCACCCGCCCACACACCCGCAACACGCTCGAGGAGCACCTCGACATGTTGATGGTGTGCCACCACCTCAACCCGAGCGTGCCGGAGGACCTGGCCTTCGCCGAGAGCCGCATCCGGCCCTCCACCATGGCCGCCGAGGACGTGCTGCAGGACCTGGGCGCGATCTCCATCATCGGCTCCGACTCCCAGGCGATGGGCCGGATCGGCGAGGTGGTGCTGCGGACCTGGCAGACCGCGCACGTGATGAAGGCCCGGCGCGGGTCGCTGCCGGGTGACGGCGCCGCCGACAACCACCGGGCCCGGCGGTACATCGCGAAGTACACCATCTGCCCGGCGGTCGCGCACGGGCTGGAGCGAGAGATCGGTTCGGTCGAACCGGGCAAACTCGCCGACCTGGTGCTCTGGGAGCCGGCCTTCTTCGGCGTCCGGCCGCACGCGGTACTCAAGGGCGGCATGATCGCCTGGGCGGCGATGGGCGACGCCAACGCCTCCATCCCGACCCCACAGCCGGTGCTGCCGCGGCCGATGTTCGGCGCCTACGGGGCGGCCCCGGCGGCGACGAGCGTCGCCTTCGTCGCCCCGGCCGCGGTCGAGGACGGGCTGGCCGACCGGCTGGCCGTCAACCGGCCGCTGGTCCCGGTCGCCGACGTCCGCCGGCGCGGCAAGGCCGACCTGCCGGGCAATGACGCCCTGCCACGGATCGAGGTGGCGCCCGACACCTTCACAGTCACCGTCAACGGCGAGACCATTGAACCGGCCCCGGTCGACACGCTGCCGATGGCCCAGCGCTA carries:
- a CDS encoding urease subunit alpha codes for the protein MSDAEGRLERRRYAALFGPTTGDRIRLADTNLFIEVEADHCGYGDEAVFGGGKVIRESMGQSRATREQGAADTVITGAVVLDHWGVVKADVGIRDGRITALGKAGNPDTMDGVHPDLVIGPSTEIIAGNGRILTAGAVDTHVHLICPQLLEEALASGITTIAGGGTGPAEGSKATTVTPGAWHLARMLEALDPWPVNVLLLGKGNTVSTEALWEQLRGGAAGFKLHEDWGTTPAAIDACLRVADASGVQVAIHTDTLNEAGYVESTLAAIAGRTIHTYHTEGAGGGHAPDIITVAGLPHVLPSSTNPTRPHTRNTLEEHLDMLMVCHHLNPSVPEDLAFAESRIRPSTMAAEDVLQDLGAISIIGSDSQAMGRIGEVVLRTWQTAHVMKARRGSLPGDGAADNHRARRYIAKYTICPAVAHGLEREIGSVEPGKLADLVLWEPAFFGVRPHAVLKGGMIAWAAMGDANASIPTPQPVLPRPMFGAYGAAPAATSVAFVAPAAVEDGLADRLAVNRPLVPVADVRRRGKADLPGNDALPRIEVAPDTFTVTVNGETIEPAPVDTLPMAQRYFLF